From a single Micromonospora carbonacea genomic region:
- a CDS encoding crotonase/enoyl-CoA hydratase family protein: MGVRVEHAAAVTTVILDRPASRNAVDGPTARALADAFRAFEADPAAAVAVLWGAGGTFCAGADLKAIGTPSGNRVEPDGDGPMGPTRLRLSKPVIAAISGYAVAGGLELALWCDLRVAESDSVLGVFCRRWGVPLVDGGTVRLPRLIGESRAMDLILTGRPVPAEEAYAMGLVNRLVAPGTARAEAERLAAEIARHPQACLRNDRAAVLAGANLPEPEALAVELAYGAASLAADATAGAARFAAGAGRHGAPA, translated from the coding sequence ATGGGGGTACGGGTCGAGCACGCCGCCGCGGTGACCACGGTGATCCTGGACCGGCCGGCGTCCCGCAACGCCGTCGACGGTCCCACCGCCCGGGCCCTGGCCGACGCGTTCCGCGCCTTCGAGGCCGACCCGGCGGCGGCGGTGGCCGTGCTGTGGGGGGCCGGCGGCACGTTCTGCGCCGGGGCGGACCTCAAGGCGATCGGCACGCCGAGCGGCAACCGGGTCGAGCCGGACGGCGACGGACCGATGGGACCGACCCGGCTGCGGCTGTCCAAGCCGGTGATCGCCGCGATCTCCGGCTACGCCGTGGCCGGCGGGCTGGAGCTGGCGCTCTGGTGCGACCTGCGGGTCGCCGAGTCCGACTCGGTGCTCGGGGTGTTCTGCCGACGCTGGGGCGTGCCGCTGGTCGACGGCGGCACCGTCCGGCTGCCGAGGCTGATCGGCGAGAGCCGGGCGATGGACCTGATCCTCACGGGCCGACCGGTGCCGGCCGAGGAGGCGTACGCGATGGGGTTGGTGAACCGGCTGGTCGCGCCGGGCACGGCCCGCGCGGAGGCCGAGCGGCTGGCCGCCGAGATCGCCCGGCACCCGCAGGCGTGCCTGCGCAACGACCGGGCGGCCGTGCTGGCCGGCGCGAACCTGCCCGAGCCGGAGGCCCTCGCGGTGGAGCTGGCCTACGGCGCGGCGTCCCTCGCGGCCGACGCGACGGCGGGGGCGGCCCGGTTCGCGGCCGGCGCGGGCCGCCACGGCGCCCCCGCCTGA
- a CDS encoding dihydrolipoyl dehydrogenase family protein, translated as MAEPELVDVVVLGLGVGGEEVAGRLAEAGLSVVGVERRLVGGECPYWGCIPSKMMIRAANAVAEARRVAEFAGEADVRPDWAPVAKRIREEATDTWDDRVAVERFTGKGGRFVRGSGALDGPGRVRVGDRVFQARHGIVLGTGTRPFVPPLPGLADTPYWTNQQAIEVEELPGSLLVLGGGAIGLELAQVFARFGVEVTVLEASGRVLAVEEPESSEVAAAALRADGVRIATDVRAERVDHDGRAFTLRAAGGAEFTAERLLVVTGRRAHLDELGLDTVGLDPGQRFLAVDDRMRAAAGIWGVGDLTGEGAFTHIAMYQAAIVVADVLDHVRRAQAGADASGSASAVGGVARTEGAGIAGGVPHADYRALPRVTFTDPEIGAVGLTERQARERGINVQVGMSRLDSSTRGWIHRGDGFVKLVADADRGVLVGATSAGPAGGEVLSGLVVAVHAEVPLARLRHMIYAYPTFHRAIETAVRDLR; from the coding sequence ATGGCGGAACCGGAACTGGTGGACGTGGTCGTGCTCGGGCTCGGCGTCGGCGGCGAGGAGGTCGCCGGCCGGCTCGCCGAGGCGGGCCTGAGCGTCGTCGGCGTCGAGCGGCGGCTGGTCGGCGGCGAGTGCCCGTACTGGGGGTGCATCCCGAGCAAGATGATGATCCGGGCGGCGAACGCGGTCGCCGAGGCCCGGCGGGTCGCCGAGTTCGCGGGCGAGGCCGACGTCCGCCCCGACTGGGCCCCGGTGGCGAAGCGGATCCGCGAGGAGGCCACCGACACCTGGGACGACCGGGTCGCGGTGGAGCGGTTCACCGGCAAGGGCGGCCGGTTCGTGCGGGGCAGCGGGGCGCTCGACGGCCCCGGCCGGGTCCGCGTCGGCGACCGGGTCTTCCAGGCCCGGCACGGCATCGTGCTCGGCACCGGCACCCGGCCCTTCGTGCCGCCGCTGCCCGGGCTGGCCGACACGCCGTACTGGACGAACCAGCAGGCCATCGAGGTCGAGGAGCTGCCGGGCAGCCTGCTGGTGCTCGGCGGCGGCGCGATCGGGCTGGAGCTGGCCCAGGTCTTCGCCCGGTTCGGCGTCGAGGTGACCGTGCTGGAGGCGTCGGGCCGGGTGCTCGCCGTCGAGGAGCCCGAGTCCTCCGAGGTGGCCGCCGCCGCCCTGCGCGCCGACGGGGTGCGGATCGCCACCGACGTACGCGCGGAGCGGGTCGACCACGACGGGCGGGCGTTCACGCTGCGGGCGGCGGGCGGGGCCGAGTTCACCGCCGAGCGGCTGCTCGTGGTCACCGGCCGCCGGGCGCACCTCGACGAGCTGGGCCTCGACACGGTCGGCCTCGACCCGGGCCAGCGGTTCCTCGCCGTGGACGACCGGATGCGCGCCGCCGCCGGGATCTGGGGCGTCGGCGACCTGACCGGGGAGGGCGCGTTCACCCACATCGCCATGTACCAGGCGGCCATCGTGGTCGCCGACGTGCTCGACCACGTCCGGCGGGCGCAGGCCGGCGCGGACGCGAGCGGCAGCGCCAGCGCGGTCGGCGGCGTGGCGCGCACGGAGGGCGCCGGGATCGCCGGCGGGGTGCCGCACGCCGACTACCGGGCGCTGCCCCGGGTCACCTTCACCGACCCCGAGATCGGCGCGGTCGGGCTCACCGAGCGCCAGGCCCGCGAGCGGGGCATCAACGTGCAGGTCGGGATGAGCCGGCTCGACTCGTCCACCCGGGGCTGGATCCACCGGGGCGACGGGTTCGTCAAGCTGGTGGCGGACGCCGACCGGGGGGTGCTGGTCGGGGCCACCTCGGCCGGTCCGGCCGGCGGCGAGGTGCTGTCGGGCCTGGTGGTGGCGGTGCACGCGGAGGTGCCGCTGGCCCGGCTCCGGCACATGATCTACGCGTACCCGACGTTCCACCGCGCCATCGAGACCGCCGTGCGCGACCTGAGGTAG
- a CDS encoding serine hydrolase domain-containing protein — protein sequence MRARFAPVRDCFHDLFAAGRETGAGLAIWYDGTPVVDLVAGSRAAVAPGRSVPPAGGGDPWRPDTLVDVYSVGKPVAALCLLLLVDRGRLDLDDPVADHWPGFRAPATVRQVLSHTAGLPAFPVPRPAEAVADWDLLCADLAAAEPQWTPGTVAGEHAWTYGHLVGELVRRVDGRSVGRFLAEEIAGPWRLDLGFGLGAADRRRCADLSYADPGWPVRTLGEPGSLRAAALGNPAGGLDVAVLNSDLWRGAQVPAVNLHATAAGLARCYAGLLAGGTLDGVRLFSPELVAEATRTQYDGPDLVLDRRACWTLGMQREPDGSWGMGGIGGSSAWADPDRGYVFAYATARLADHDRVDELVEALHSCL from the coding sequence ATGCGCGCACGCTTCGCCCCCGTCCGGGACTGCTTCCACGACCTGTTCGCCGCCGGCCGGGAGACCGGGGCCGGCCTCGCCATCTGGTACGACGGCACGCCGGTCGTCGACCTCGTCGCCGGCTCCCGGGCCGCCGTCGCACCGGGCCGGTCGGTGCCGCCGGCCGGGGGCGGCGACCCGTGGCGACCGGACACCCTGGTGGACGTCTACTCGGTCGGCAAGCCGGTGGCCGCGCTCTGCCTGCTCCTGCTCGTCGACCGGGGGCGGCTCGACCTGGACGATCCGGTCGCCGACCACTGGCCGGGGTTCCGCGCGCCCGCCACGGTCCGCCAGGTGCTCAGCCACACGGCCGGGCTGCCGGCGTTCCCGGTGCCCCGCCCGGCCGAGGCGGTCGCCGACTGGGACCTGCTCTGCGCCGACCTGGCCGCCGCCGAGCCGCAATGGACGCCGGGGACCGTCGCGGGCGAGCACGCCTGGACGTACGGGCACCTCGTGGGCGAGCTGGTGCGCCGGGTGGACGGGCGGTCGGTGGGCCGGTTCCTGGCCGAGGAGATCGCCGGCCCGTGGCGGCTCGACCTGGGCTTCGGGCTCGGCGCGGCCGACCGGCGGCGGTGCGCCGACCTGTCGTACGCCGATCCGGGCTGGCCGGTCCGCACACTCGGCGAGCCGGGGTCGCTGCGGGCGGCGGCCCTGGGCAACCCGGCCGGCGGCCTGGACGTGGCGGTGCTGAACAGCGATCTGTGGCGGGGCGCGCAGGTGCCGGCGGTGAACCTGCACGCCACGGCCGCCGGGCTGGCCCGCTGCTATGCCGGGCTGCTGGCCGGCGGCACCCTGGACGGGGTGCGGCTGTTCAGCCCGGAGCTGGTCGCCGAGGCGACCCGGACCCAGTACGACGGGCCGGACCTGGTGCTCGACCGCCGGGCGTGCTGGACGCTGGGCATGCAGCGGGAGCCGGACGGGAGCTGGGGCATGGGCGGGATCGGCGGCAGCAGCGCCTGGGCCGACCCGGACCGGGGCTACGTGTTCGCGTACGCGACCGCGCGGCTGGCCGACCACGACCGCGTCGACGAGCTGGTCGAGGCCCTGCACTCCTGCCTCTGA
- a CDS encoding cryptochrome/photolyase family protein, which translates to MTRTAIVLFTRDLRVHDHPALAAACSAFARVVPLFVLDPALTGRSPNRTRFLHQSLAALRDALRDRGGDLVIRHGDPVAETIRLAGEVGAEGIACSADVSRYAGTRERRLRAECERHRLHLRLFPGLTIVDPGAVRPAGGDHYRVFTPYFRAWQGALWREELAPPDRIRLPERLRPGSSPDGPPVGKLPAPPPGESPHAAPGGEAAARRRLAQWLPTVDRYGDSHDDLAGDATSRLSPYLRFGCLSPLELANRAGERAGDPGGARFGPFVRQLCWRDFYHQVTAVFPEIATKAYRRGATEDWRHDPEALDAWTRGRTGLPIVDAGMRQLRAEGWMHNRARLITAGYLTKVVGLDWREGVAVFSRWLLDGDVANNAGNWQWVAGTGNDSRPHRGFNPTRQAARFDPDGAYVRRWVKGRAPG; encoded by the coding sequence ATGACGCGTACCGCGATCGTGTTGTTCACCCGCGACCTGCGGGTGCACGACCACCCGGCGCTGGCCGCGGCCTGCTCCGCCTTCGCCCGGGTCGTCCCGCTGTTCGTGCTCGACCCGGCGCTCACCGGCCGCTCGCCCAACCGGACGCGCTTCCTGCACCAGAGCCTCGCCGCCCTACGCGACGCGCTGCGGGACCGCGGCGGCGACCTGGTGATCCGGCACGGCGACCCGGTGGCCGAGACGATCCGGCTGGCCGGCGAGGTGGGCGCCGAGGGGATCGCCTGCTCCGCCGACGTCAGCCGCTACGCCGGCACCCGCGAGCGCCGGCTGCGCGCCGAGTGCGAGCGGCACCGTCTGCACCTGCGCCTCTTCCCCGGCCTCACGATCGTCGACCCCGGCGCGGTGCGTCCGGCCGGCGGCGACCACTACCGGGTCTTCACCCCCTACTTCCGGGCCTGGCAGGGGGCGCTGTGGCGGGAGGAGCTGGCCCCGCCCGACCGGATCCGGCTGCCCGAGCGGCTGAGGCCCGGGTCATCGCCCGACGGGCCGCCGGTCGGCAAGCTGCCCGCACCGCCGCCGGGGGAGTCGCCGCACGCCGCGCCGGGCGGGGAGGCCGCCGCCCGCCGCCGCCTCGCGCAGTGGCTGCCCACCGTCGACCGGTACGGCGACAGCCACGACGACCTGGCCGGCGACGCGACCTCGCGGCTCAGCCCGTACCTGCGGTTCGGCTGCCTGTCGCCGCTGGAGCTGGCGAACCGGGCGGGTGAGCGGGCCGGCGACCCGGGCGGCGCGCGGTTCGGCCCGTTCGTCCGGCAGCTCTGCTGGCGGGACTTCTACCACCAGGTCACCGCCGTCTTCCCCGAGATCGCCACGAAGGCGTACCGGCGGGGGGCCACCGAGGACTGGCGGCACGACCCCGAGGCGCTCGACGCCTGGACGCGGGGGCGCACCGGCCTGCCGATCGTCGACGCGGGGATGCGGCAGCTGCGCGCCGAGGGCTGGATGCACAACCGGGCCCGGCTGATCACGGCCGGCTACCTGACCAAGGTTGTCGGGCTGGACTGGCGCGAGGGGGTCGCCGTCTTCTCCCGCTGGCTGCTCGACGGCGACGTGGCCAACAACGCCGGCAACTGGCAGTGGGTGGCGGGCACCGGCAACGACAGCCGGCCACACCGGGGGTTCAACCCGACCCGCCAGGCGGCCCGCTTCGACCCCGACGGCGCGTACGTCCGCCGCTGGGTGAAAGGAAGGGCCCCTGGTTAA
- a CDS encoding phytoene/squalene synthase family protein: MDVDLTAAYDRCRELHRRHGRTYYLATRLLPAWKRRHVHALYGFTRYADEIVDRTEDLPPAERAARLDDWSARFLAGLAGAPVDDPLLPAVLHTIAVFDLDRADFASFLRSMAMDLTVTAYPTYDDLLDYMEGSAAVIGTMMLPILGSSDPAAAREPARQLGLAFQLTNFIRDVAEDLARGRTYLPDEDLAKFDVTREDLFAAAARGRATPRIRDLVEYEVSRAQTHYAAAAPGVTMLTPASQACMRTAYVLYGGILDEVAAQDYDVFTRRALVPRRRRMAVAGRALLTPAGTPVVVPGPTLPPAGR, translated from the coding sequence GTGGACGTCGACCTCACCGCTGCCTATGACCGCTGCCGCGAGCTGCACAGACGTCACGGCCGCACCTACTATCTCGCCACCCGCCTGCTTCCCGCTTGGAAACGGCGACACGTTCACGCGTTGTACGGATTCACCCGGTACGCCGACGAGATCGTCGACCGCACCGAGGACCTGCCGCCTGCCGAGCGGGCCGCCCGGCTCGACGACTGGTCGGCCCGCTTCCTGGCCGGGCTGGCCGGGGCCCCGGTCGACGACCCGCTGCTGCCCGCCGTGCTGCACACCATCGCCGTCTTCGACCTGGACCGGGCCGACTTCGCGTCGTTCCTGCGCAGCATGGCGATGGACCTGACCGTCACCGCGTACCCGACCTACGACGACCTGCTCGACTACATGGAGGGCTCGGCCGCCGTCATCGGCACCATGATGCTGCCGATCCTCGGCAGCTCCGACCCCGCCGCCGCCCGCGAGCCCGCCCGGCAGCTCGGCCTCGCCTTCCAGCTCACCAACTTCATCCGGGACGTCGCCGAGGACCTCGCACGCGGCCGGACGTACCTGCCCGACGAGGACCTCGCCAAGTTCGACGTCACCCGCGAGGACCTGTTCGCCGCCGCCGCCCGGGGCCGGGCCACCCCGAGGATCCGCGACCTCGTCGAGTACGAGGTGAGCCGCGCCCAGACGCACTACGCGGCCGCCGCGCCGGGCGTCACCATGCTCACGCCCGCCTCCCAGGCGTGCATGCGCACCGCGTACGTCCTCTACGGCGGCATCCTCGACGAGGTCGCCGCCCAGGACTACGACGTGTTCACCCGGCGGGCGCTGGTGCCCCGGCGGCGGCGGATGGCGGTGGCCGGGCGGGCCCTGCTCACCCCCGCCGGCACCCCCGTCGTGGTCCCCGGCCCGACCCTGCCGCCCGCCGGCCGATGA